The nucleotide window GCTCTGGCGCGAGCTCGGGCTTCGCTTTCGCGGATGCCACTGTCTGCTGGATGGTGCCGATCCGCTCGTCGACGAAGCCCCGCAGGAGGTTCGATCCCTCGATGGCCAGAATGGCGTCCAGCGGCGACAACGACGCAGTCACGGCATCGAAGGATCGAGCCGTCTTCATCTTGCTGTTCACCCTTCGGTGCCGTAGTCGATCCTTGCGCCGCAGGGCCAGGTCCTCTGCCTCGAGGTCGCCCCAGGCGCGCAGCCGATCAGCGAGCGGGCGCTCCGGGAGCAGGTGCTCGCGAACCGCCTCTGGCAACAGCAGATTGCCGCCTGGCGTCGGCTCTTCCCCGCGTAGGTTCAGTCCCGTCAGGAAGTCGCAGGAAGCCGTTGTGCGCCGGCCCGGTTCCGGTGTAGCTTGGCATCCATTGGCAACGACTGTCAACCGTTGCCCTGAGGCTTCGAACAGATGGCCGACGAGATTTTGACCGTGCCCGACGTGGCGCAGCTGCTGAAAGTCGCGGAGAAGACCGTGTACACGATGGCCCAACGTGGCGAGATCCCTTGCTTCAAGGTCCGGGGCCAGTGGCGCTTCCGACGGCAGGACATCGACACATGGATCGCGTCGCAGACCCGCGGCGGCGGCGCGCCATCCGATGCTGATCAGGGGGGAGACCGATGAACCGCTATGCCTAGGAGGTGCTGAATGGCCGCAACGCTTGACGTGGCCGGTTTGGCCCCCGACCAGCGCCCCACCGGAACGTGGGCCGCGAGTCTCCTGCACGCGCTCGCTCGCGACGAGGTCGCTGGACGCAGGCCGCAGCGTTTGACCGAGGAGCGCCTCGCGACCTGGAACCGGTTTCGCGGGCGCCTCTCTGCCAAGGACCTCGTGGCGTTGCTCTTCGAGGACGCCGCGGTCATTCACCGCGTTCCATTCGACGCTGCGCTCGTGGAACAGTCGCTTCGC belongs to Pseudomonadota bacterium and includes:
- a CDS encoding helix-turn-helix domain-containing protein encodes the protein MADEILTVPDVAQLLKVAEKTVYTMAQRGEIPCFKVRGQWRFRRQDIDTWIASQTRGGGAPSDADQGGDR